The DNA region TCTTGTTCTCGATGAAGTCGGCACGCCATGATGTAGACAGGCTTGCTTCGGGATTCGTAAACTTCTGGACGAGAGCCTTGATCATTTGCTTTCGTGGTGCTGGCATGACCAAGGTATCGATGGCATTGGGGTTTATGTTAGGCTCAAAGCAATAAGCCACGTCAAGGGCTTCTGTTGCAATTCATTATTCATCAGCAAGTGCTCTGGGGAGGCATTAACACCGTTGAAGACATACCCCAGGTTCTGGACTTCAGCACAATGCCGTACAAAAGCGAGTCGCACAGCAGGTATCTGTGGTTGGGATCGTGGTCTCCAGATCCCAAACTGAGATCCTGAACACGAGTGGGGTCTAGCAAATCGTACGACGCATAAGTGAAATTTGGCGGAGGATGAGCTCGTCTTCCGTAACTGGTTAAGAGCATGTTAGACGAGAGGTTTCTCACAGGTCAGATGGGTGGGCGTGGGTAACAAGGTAGTCTTACCATTCTTCACAGCCACACATTGCCAGATTGTGTCCGATGTCGTTCGTATCGCAAATCTCGGGTGCCGCCGTAGGCCATTGAGCGTAGTAAGCTGAGGAATCTACATATACCCTGCCGTTGAGCtaggtgatggtggcagtTCAATGAGCAATGCACTGAAACAGCTGGAATAAATCCTGGTATATACTCACTGGCCCTGGGTTGGTGGCTTCGCGTAAAGGCCCTCGACGCAACCCTTCGATCAAGGCGCTCTCCCATGGTTGCGGCTCGTCGCGATTCGAGTCCGTTGTTTTGGTCTGGAGTCTAGCTTCCAGCGAGCGTTGGTCAAACAGCTCGCCATGGTAACGCATCTGCTTGCCAAGCAAAAGGTTGTACCACTTTCTACCGTTCTCTTCCAACTGTCTTTTGGTCTTGCCGCCATCAGTTTTGTCACGATACTTACAAGGAAACACTTTCAAGGAAGTAACTGCACGTTCCCCCCCAAACGGGGGAAGAACAACCTCAGTCGAAGTTCTGCCGACGAACCGCCCGTCGTATCTCAAAGACCACAGCTTGATTTTGTAGGGTTCAAGGCGTTGCTTCACGTCGGAAAGTATGGCAGGGTCTGATACCACCGACTGTACCACATAGGCCGCGAGGTTACCTCGAAACTCGAGGTAGACAGTAGCGCCAGGCTTGAACAAAAGCCAGAGGATCTGGAAGGTGCAGAGATCTTTGAGATGCAGGATGCGTTCAGCATCTATCTTGTCCTTGTAAACATTGGTGTGGAGATAGTCGAGGAGTAGTCTGAGATGTTCTGTGGTCTTGGGGTCCAACGCGCTATCCTGTGGACCCAATCTGGGGGTAGTAGCGGACAACCGTGCGAATAGCGTTGACGAGAGCTTGCGATTCGATTATGATCTTTGTCACATGCACATCCACAGTGATGGACGCGTCACTCAGGATACCGGATACCCTGTCGAGTCTCGATTCATCTGAGAGGTACCTGAAGGCCTCTGGTGAGTGAAAAGTCTTCAGCACGGTCACCACGCCAAATACCGAGGCTTTGAACTTCAGGACAGCGTGGCGGGCGACATCGAGGTCAaaggtggtgggatggggctGTGTGCCGAtatctcctccttctctgtCGAGGTATTGCACCGAGTATGCCACCATCGGTTGCTTGTTCCCATCCGTTTTCTCCTCTGGAGGCGGAATGTGGTCGAAACCTTTGCGTCGATAGATATCCATGCAATCGATGTAACGACAATCTGGGTTGTACTTTTTGTTTTCCGGAGGCTCCTGGTCGTCGATGGGCTTTCTGTTGTTGTCCTCGTCGCCTTCTCGTTTTTTATTCTCCCAAAGATTTATGCGACATACGGGGCACCGTTCTATCCCGAAGTCCATCAAACTCGCATAGTTTCGCCCGTTAGCTGCACAGCACATCGGGACCGAGGAGCTCCATTTTTGCTCTTGCTCCCTCGACGCCTCTCGAGCCTTTTCCTCGGGTTGGTCGTTGGGGATCTTGTCGTCTTTTACACCGTCCGCTAGAAGCTTATCCCTTTCCTTATATAAAGAGGGTTCGGGAGTAGCTTATAGCATTGTTGTTTTATCCGTAGATAGCCTAAAATTTCTACGCGAGGTCTATTGTTTAATTAATGAAGTAGTAGTATACTACAAATAAGCTATCGGAATAATTATCTTAGTACGTTAGGTATATATAAAAGTCTATCAAATTAACCAAGGACCAAGGGCGGAAATATACACACACGTTATTAAGAACTCTCCGACAGATTTATAGTGGTAAAAGAGCAtgctgtgacgaacccctgttCTTTCACGACAAAAGCCAAGACAGGATCAGTCCCTACAAGGAAACTAACCAGGGACCTCTTGTGTTAGGTTTACTGTAAATAATGGCTTGGTCTAAAAAGCTATAGTACCTACTAATTGAAAGCTTGAGCAACAAAGACTAGGACCGAAATACTGTACGGAAAACATATAAATATAAGGGAAGGTAGCTAGCTGTCACTGCTAAATCTTCATCATTACCAATGAATTCGTGATCAGCAATGGGCTTTCTCCATGTCTTAGTTGCTCGACAGGCAACGAGGTTTCTGGGTCCGTCATGCTCTCTTAACTTAAATGTGTCTGGTAACTCTCATGCACGCCCAACCAGATCACGAAGCTACCGGAAAGCCAAGTGAAGGTTTGCCTAGTGCAATACTCGCGGGATTCTGAGGCCACATGGCTTCGTAATGTGTCGTTATTAATCGTAGAGTTTACTGGATATAGATGAGGTGGAAATTCACTAGTTGCAACCATAATGATGTTTGGACCCTGAGCTTGATGTGACAGAGTAAAATTTCAATTGGTCAATGTGATGGGACATGGACGGACGACTTGTGAGGCACATCAAGATTTTCAGGATGTTTATTGGTAACTCGAGAAAATCTTCACCCAATAGTTTGAAACAAAAACGTTAAAAAATGCTGTCAAACCTTGAACAACTTGGAATCCTTCAAAAACACCCTGTcagggaaagaaaaaaaaaagggccAAAGCCCCTAAGCCAGAGCTCAATCGTAGCAAAACAGCAAAGTGAGGTTGTAATGTATAATATGCCAGAAAGAGTAAACGCAAAGAATGCATTCAACATGTTATCCAAGGTGTGTGTTCAGGACTCCAAAAGCCATCGGGCCTCTACCAGGGAGTTTCATCTAGCACAAAATCGACTGATTCTTCGGCCCATTCAAGTTGTctagcagcctcctcctcgtcacggCTAGTATCAAGACAATATTCCCTATTTGTCTTTTCAATCCACTCATTCCACTCCTCTTCTGTCCGCACGTATGGTTTCGGCTTTTGTGGTTTCTTCTGGCGGGGATCATGCTCGTGGGTCCTTTCCACAATCTTGGCGAGAACACCCTTCAAATCGCAGCCATATTCCATTCCTTCTCTTGGCAAGTCCCTAGAAAACCACAGTCGTTAGATTGGTTTGACATTGGACGGGCACGAGAACTTGGGTGCAGTCATCCACTTACCGCTCAGGCTGGTCAAAGAGATGATGCTCTTCAGCCAAATCAGCAACCCATCTTTCCACCGACTTTTAGGCAGAAAGGTCGAAGCCCTCTTTctccctccgctcccgcACGAAATCAACCAGTGCGTCCCGACGCCACTGCAGAGAGCGGATGTATTGAAAGTGGCCATCTTCGGGTTCACACCACATAGGATAAGGGTTGGGGTAAAATATCATCGTGACCAGGTAGCGGCGGGCGATGACGGAGTTGTGGAAGTTGAGAGTCTCCAAGGCTTCTCCGCTTCCACCCGGGAAGTGCTCGCTCTCCAACTCTTCAAAGGGCAGTCTCTGATAGCACCCTTCGACCCTCTCCTTGCCTTGGTTGATCTGTCGCTGGAGTGCTTGTCTGAGTTCTTCGTGGTGCTGACAGTGGAAGTTGCAGGTAACTGCCTCTATATTACACGCTCCGCCATCCCGGTGAATTGCCTGTAGGTAGGCCTGTTAGATTCCGATAATGGTACCACAATCAACGCCTGGTGTTACATGGAGTCTTACCTGGCACCTGCGTACCCATTCCTCTTCATTATCCTCCAGCTCGTGTCCAAGGCATTCCTTCTCTTCGCCCTCTGGTATTTGAGCAACCGCTTCTGGCTGTGCCTCCTGTACCAGGTGCTCCGAGAAGACATTGCAGGGCCTAGGAAGTCTTTGGAGGATATTCAACGACGATGTCTGTACCCGATGCGAGAACTTGTCCAAGATAGTCATTTTGTAGACGACCGACTAGCGTTAGTGAGCGGTGATTGGTCAGGACGCTGACTTCAGATATATCGTCTGCACGCGAGGGAGTGGTTGCTGGCTGTCGCTGACGAATGgtaggatgatgatgatggttgacGGACAAGGGAGAAACGAATCAGGAAATAAAAATGAACGGTGAAGGTAATAATTTAACAAACGGTTAAGGTAGAGTTCAGCGCAGTATTAGGTTTCACACACCCATCTATGTCaaacccaaaaccaccatTTGATCCACATGGCTAACCCTTGACACCACCCAAAGTATCAAAGTCATTTCCATGATGATAGGCTTCTGTACAGTAGGGTCACGAGCCTCAGGCTCCCTGTGTCCACTTTGCAGACGCGAAAAAAGTCTAACAAAAAAGACTGAAGTTGAGCTTCGGACCCCGCATATCCTCAAAGTTAGAATTACGCTTCTCCAAAGAGAACCTCATGATGGGTGCAAATAATACCAGGTCGATCTTTGAATCTCTAGGGCAATCAGGAGGTTGCGTTAAGATCAAGACAAGTCTGTAACTTGCTTCTATATgcaaaccaccccctcagTCCCCAATCACAATGACCAATCAGAATCACCTTCCTGATCACAATCACCACTCCACTCTTCGTGATCCCAATCACCTTCGTACTCTTTGTGAGCCCCATCAGCCTCGTACTTTGCGTGAAGGATACGGCGTAGAAACGGTCTAATGTATCGTCCCTCCATTCCTACCAACTCTTGTAGCGATATCTGCAGGTCGTCCAGTCTTGGCAGGACATTCCAATACCAGAAGCTCCTGCATTCACAAATGGCGGTCCCGCGAAGCCTTTGCCATAGCGACCATTTCGGTGTCTCAAACTGGTAGGTACGTATTGATAGTCTCGGATCAACCTGCTCGTCACGCACGATGATTCGGGCGATGATATCTGACATGTCTTTTCCTGGCTCGCGAGGCGTTGTGGAAGGGTCGGGAGGAGGTCTAGGACAGGACAGAAAGGTCAGCACCTGTAACTAGGTCACCTCTCTGGATCTGTGAAAAGAGCGAATGCTTCGATCAAATAAAGCATCCGCCACTCAAACGACCTGAGGCCCTCCAAATCGGATTTGGTCGGTCAGGGTTTCTTAATAATAGCGTTATAGTTTTAGTCGGTTGGTAGGATAGGGGGCAGGAAATATAAGCTTATTCTTAGATGTagatgatggtggactgGTGAGCAAAGGATTGGAAGAAGATTGACAGCACGCTTTGTACTCGTCGAAGACATGATCAGACTTTGGGACAATTTTCTGGCTTCCACGCCATCAATGTGCGATAGACTCAAAAGCTACGCGTGACGAGAAACGGGTTTTCCGGAAAAGAAAGTCTTAATCTGTGTGATAAACCTACCTGGCACGTGGAAAGGTGGCGCTGGTTTAGGCCCTGCCAAGCTCACCAGGCCCGGGCATAGACTCTTGGGGCTCTCCTGTCAGCGGTTTGCATTTCACTGGTCGGACTTAACTGGGTCTGTAGGCCACGCATACCTCATGGGTGGTTTGATGCTAGATGAACGCCGGGTTCTCGCTGACCTGTGGTACATCGAACTCCAAGCGTCTTCAGAGCTTCGCTGCATCCCCATCGCTGCGTCGGCCCGCAAACCCAGTGCCCGTGTAGAGCACTGCTGTGTTCTCGCCGGCAATGCTCTGTGTCTGTGGGGAGGTAATGCCAAGATCGAAGAAACGGACACTCTGAACAACCTGTACATGATGAACCGAGGCGAGCGACTCTCATCCCTGTGTGTGTACTCATTCATGTCAGCGCTACTAACCAAGGGAAACAGAAACATGCCACTGGTGCGTAGCTCCCGTCTCCAGTGCGTTCTTGATGTTTCCCCGCCGCCTGGGCGCTATGGACATAGCTTAACCCTCGTTGGGTCGTTCCTGGTCATCTTTGGCGGGCACTCCATGGTTGTCATCGGGAAGCACATAGTTGTACTTGGGGGAGAGCCGAGTTTGAGTACGCATGCTAACCGGAAAGAGCTCGCCCTGGGCTACGTGCTCGACACGACGAAATTTCAAACACCGCAAACATCTTTGAAACTGTCTTACCCAGCTCCCTTGAAGAAACAACTGTGGTAAGTACCACGCCGGATATGGCGTTGCAAAACCACCCAGAATAGAGCCAAATCTTCGTGGGGTGACTGCAAAGCTGGTTAGGTGGTACATGATGGTATGTAGAACCATGCTTCTCGAATAAAGTTGAACCCTTTTAACGAGGTCTTTACAGGCTTCAAAAGATAGTTTctaggccttgaaagatagtaAATAGGTCCGGAAGGATGGTTAATAGACCTTGAGAGATAGTTCAAAGCCCCCAAGAGATAGTTAAAGGCCCTTGAAGTGATAGTTCATAGGTTTTATAGGATAGTTAGTAGGCCTAGAGGGATGGTCAGAAGGCCCCTTAATATTCAAAAGGTGTAAGCTAACAGTGATCATACATTTTACTCCTGCAGTTCAGTTATCGCCCACAGCCGGCTACGTGCTCAAGGTAGGTACACAGCCTAAAAGACAACATTAGTGATTCAAGCAAGGAAAATGAGGAGAATGCAAAGACTAGAGGTAGAGTTTTGACAAATACTATTTCATATTCCAAATAATCCTATACAAGATATATACCAGCCCATCACAACCATGCAGAAATAATGtacaaaaaaagaacaatATACACAAACTGATTGACTATACCGCCAACAGCTAGAAATCCCTGTAACCAAACATggccaaagaaaaagaaaagaaaaaaacgcCTATGCAATGttcaactcctccccaggCCTGTTCACCAACTGCTCCAACGAAGCACAAACATCATCCAACAActtcaccgcctcctccttccacgACTCAAAAGTGATAACCTCAATGGTCAAGGTATCCCCATCATGGAAAGCCTGAATCTTCCACTCCCTCAACGGCTCCTCGTACGCATACAGCGTCTCAAACTTAGCCTTGCGGTCCAAGAATGACAAGGTCTCGACGTGGGCCACATCCTGGTGAACGACCGTATCGAACCAGGTCACCTCCTCAGGATCCCAGTCTGTGCAATTCCGGACAATCTCCTCCAGACCCATGCAGTCGTGCGAAGAAGTCATCATGTGCTGGGTCTGGAGGGCCTCGAGCAGGTCGTAGCCGGTGCGGATGGGGACGTCGCCGTCGAACTTGACGCGGGTGGGGACGTACTGCCAGCAGGGGCCGGCGATGGCGTTGGCGTCGGGGATGCCGGGTATGTCGACGCTGCGGCCGGAGGCGACTTCGCCGAATACCacgtccttgaccttgagcaGACGGGCAAAGGTCAAAGCCCAGGCTGCGGAGGGAAGGGTAGCTACGGTCACGTCGCGGCTGCGGGCGGCGATGTTGACGGGCTTGTGGATGGCAAAGTGGCGGCGgtcggtgatggggatgtcgGGTCTCAAGAGAGAAACACCCTCGGAACCGGCAAGGAGGTCGCGCCAGTAGGGGATGGCAGCGGGAATGCCCTCTTGGATGGTGTAGTCGAcaaaggtggagaaggggtaCGATGGAGAGACCGACTTGGGGTCCTGGTacagctgctggagctgattgaggaagatgggaaggCAAATCTCATCGTACTGGGCGTGGGACAGACGGAAGACAAGGGTGCtcttggtgccgttggtgaCAAAGAACCACTTGACGAAGGAAGAACCATAAGGCATCTTGGTTTGGGCATCCAGTCTGCTGACCTTGCCGGcaaactcctcgacatcgtcaCCGTCAATCTCATATTCGACAATGTCGACGATGAAGGGGTTCTCGATCACCACGCTGTAgcagacatcatcaaggcggACATAGACGGTGCGAAGGACTTCGTTGATGGCGACAAGCTCTTGGCAGGCACGGAAGAGCTGCTTCTTGTTGACCATGCCCTCAAAGTGCATGAGCTCATAGCGGATGGAGAAGCGAGGAAGCTCAACGGTACCCCTGACGGCAATCTCCTGGAGAGGTCTGGTGGGGAGCACATCGAAGATCTTCCATGACTTGTCGGCCAGCGATCTCTGCATACGACGCATGAAGGAGGTTaagaggagagagaaggGCTGGTAGTCGGCCTTGGAGGGACTGGATGGGCTCGCGGGAGAGCTGCTGCCCTGGCCCCTTTGAACGTTAGTGATGACAGTGGGCGATGGCTGCATGACATTGGCCATGTCATACAGAGTCCGGTTGGCAAAGACCTGCGCGACGCTGAGCTGCATTCCGTGCTGACGGGCCTCGGAGACGAGCTTCATGGCGGCAATCGAGTCACCACCACGGTTGAAGAAGCTGTCACCAAGGAAGATCTTGTCCTCATCGACCTTGAGAAGACGACTCCAGATGCCCCGGAGCAGCTTTTGCTTggcagaggaagcagagATGGCAGGGCCAGACgaagcagccttcttcttggggacAGTGAAATCGGGCTTGATCTGGGCCGACTTGGGGAGCACGCGAAGAACAGGAGTGTCGACGCTGAACTCAAAGCTGGCAAGTCGTCCGGTTCTGTAGATCTGGCCGCCGTTGACAGTGGTGCTCTTCAGCCACAGCGGCAGTGGTGTCTGCACAGCGACTGCAGGGGCGCTGAGGGTCTTGGTGGTCTCCACTAACagctcacccacagcgcCACGCGGGGAGGGGCGCGTGTGGTCAGCTGCATCGACAATCCAGGCACCGGCAATGTCAGCCCGATCCAACCCAAGCGCATCCAAGTCAGCACCCTCCAACTTGAACTTCTTGCTCATATCCTCAACTTCTTTGCTGTCAGCATCCGTCAGACACTGCAAATCACcgaccttgacctccttcgCATTGCCCTCGCAGAGCTGGTGCACCACTGTCCGGAGCTGCTCCAACACTCGCTCCATCGTGTCCTTGCTGACCGTCTTGGAGTCGAAACTGGCCATCACGAAGAAGCCATCGGAAGAAAGGGAGCACACCAACATGAGGGCATACGTGTTGAACTTAAGCGCTTCCTGGGCCGCCTCGCCATCGCCCGCCGGCACCAACCCGTTGGCCGGTGTCTTGTCGTCAGCCTCGACCTCGCCAGCTGCGGGATGCAGCACGAAACCAGTACGCAGCTCGCAAGCCTGAAGGGCGTCGTCGCTCAACTTGCGGATGTGCTGAAGACCGGCATGTTCGTATGGGATCTGACCGACAATCTGCTCGGCAATGGTCTGAAGATAGTGCTCGACGGACGACTCGCGGTTGATGGTGACCCGCACAGGAACGGTGGTGATCATGGGACCCTCGATCTCTTCGACGCCTACGATGGGGGCATTGCGACCAGTCAGTGTCTCGCCGAAAACAATGTCGTTATTGCCGCTGCAGTACTGGGAGGCCACCAGAGCCCACGCCGCGCGAACCACGCTGGCAAGAGTGATGGTGGCACCGGGCACCGATGGGAGCTTCCGGCCATCAAGCTTGATATCGACTTCGAGGAGGGAGTCGGCCTGGGTCTGGTAGCCCTCAAAGGGAAGACGGGGGAACTGAACACCCGTCGCACCGTCGAGCTGCTCACGCCAGTAAGTGTCGCATCCTGCACGATCAagcctgttgttgaggtagTCGATGAAGTGCTTGAACTGGGCCGCTGGCTTTCTCGGAGCAACACCCTGGTAGGTCTGGTTGACACGGTCAACTACCAGGGGCATCGACCATCCGTCGTAGAGAGCATGGTGCATGGTCAGTACAAAGTGATAGACGTCGCCCTCGCGGATCATAGCGTAGCGAACAAGCTTCTTGCCGAgacccatctcctcgtcccgGTCGTCCTCGAGATACCTGGCCAACGATGACGCAGTGCGCCACTGGATAGGCTCCCTGATCAATACTTGCATGAGACCGTAGTCGGACACCTGAACGATACGAGTGCGGAGGATGGCGGAGTCGGCGGCGATGGCCTCGAAGGCATTCTGCAACTTCTTGGCGTCTTTGGCATTGTTCATCTTGAGCACACGCTGGGCTACATAggcctccttgaccttggcaGAGAGCGCCATCAAGGCCTCTTGGAGCGGTGTGCAGGGATAGACATCCTCGATATCGGCCTTGTCAACCTCGCAAAGCTGGCTGGCCTCGGTCTTTGCCGCCTCAGCAGACCAGGCCTTGTCGATCAGGGAGAAGGGTGGGacgtcagcagcagcaccaccgctTCCAGCCTCTGCCTTCTTAGCAACCACAGCCATATCCCGGAGGACAGGGTACCGGAAGACATCGGCAACCGACAGAACAATGCCTTCAGCGCGAGCAGCGGGAACGAGTCTCATGGCCCTGAGAGAGTCTCCGCCGAGAGCAAAGAAGCTGTCGCTAACAGTGATGTCGGTATGGTCCCCAAGCAACGACTTCCACACAGCAGCCAGTATCCGCTCCATCTCGGTCGAAGGGGCACCACCTTCGCTGCTCTTGTTCTTGCGGGCGCTGCCAGTGATCTGCTCGCGCGTCATGGCGCCTCCAAGCGCACGAAGCTTCTTGCGATCGATCTTGGCAGAAGGCAGCACTGGCATGTCGCGGAGAGGGATGAATGCCGCGGGGACCATGTATCGGGGAAGGTCGACACCAAGCGCTTCCTCGATACCGGTCAGGGCCTTGGTCAGTTCATCAGAGAAGGTGGCCTCCGCTTCGTCACATTTCTCGGTTGTGCCGCTCTTGCTGCGAGGCTCGGCCAAAAAGGCCACCAAAGTAGGCTCGGCACCCGCAGGCTTGATGACCTCAGCAGCGATCTTGACACggcttgggaggtggtgccggAGATGGTGCTCAATCTCGACCAACTCAACACGCTGTCCACGGAGCTTGACTTGAGCATCCTTGCGGCCGATGAAGACAAAGTCACCAGACCCATCAGCATCGTACCGAACAAGATCACCAGTCTTGTAGAGCCGGCCGGTTCTGCCAGGGATCTCTTTGTGTCCGGCAACCAACCATATAGGGTCCTCAATAAACACCTCAGCCGTCTTCTCGGCCTCACCCAAGTAACCAAGACCAACGACGGGGCcttccaccagcagctcgCCGACTGATCCGACAGGAACCAGACGGTCGTGGTCCTCGGGGTCGACAATCCAGCCTACACCGCCGACACCACGGCCAATGTTTCCGGTCGTAAACACCTTGCGCtcgtccttgttcttggcaaaggtgttgttgacagtgcAGCCGACAGTGCATTCGGAGGGGCCATACGCGATAATGACGCTggtcttgcccttgctcCACGCAGCCGCATCAGAAGCCGAGATGGCTTCACCGCCCAATCCCAAGACGTCAAGCTCAGCAATCACGGCGGGATCGAGCACACGCGCAACACTGGGTGTCATATGCGCCATGTTGGCGCCACTGGCCCTGATGGCACCGCCAAGGTCATTCATGCGGTCGGCATCAGAGGGGATGCAGATGGTGCCACCGACTGACAGAGTGCAGAGCATGCAATCGATGCTGACATCGAAGGCATAACTGGCAAACTCGAAGCACTTGGTAGAAGACTTGTACCCCACCGCCTCAGCACGGGGAATAGCACCGCTGGTGAAGTTGGCGTGAGAAACAACGACACCCTTGGGCTTGCCTGTGCTGCCAGAGGTGAACTGGATGtagagaggagaggtgacAGTCGGGATAGTGGGCAATGGGGGGAGCTCGCCCTCGATAGTGGAGAAAGACTGGAACAGCTCCTCGTTCACCGTTACCACCTGGCTGCCATCTTCAGGAACAAGACGCTTCGCCAGCTCAGTCTGAGCGGCGGAGGCAACGACCAGCTTGCCGCCGGTTTGCTCCACCATGGCGCGCAGTCTGCCCTCTGGCTGAGATGTTGGGTCCGTCAAGGCAAATGCGCCACCAGCCTTCATGATGGCCAACAAAGCGACGATGGTCCACCGGCACTTTTCGAAACATAGCGGTACATTAACACCAACTGTGATGCCCTGAGAAACAAGGTAATGCGCCAGGCGGGTAGACATGAGCTCGAGCTCGGCGTAGGTCCATTGGCCATCCCACGAGGAAAGCGCAATCTTGTCCGGGCGAGCGGCGGCCTGCTCAGATATGATGTCTTGCATCGTCCGGTCGATCAGAGGGGGCATTTCGGCGTTCCAGGCCCATATTTGGTCGAGGTCACGGCCGAGGGGCTCGAGGAGGGCCGAGATGGGGGTTTCAGGCtgagtggtgatgatattAACCAGTTGAATTAGGGTGTCGAGTCTGTCTCCGGCCTGCCGGGAGTTGAGGGAGTCGGGCTTTTCGGTGGTAGGGTAAACGCcctcgagggtgagggcAGAGGCATGCTTGGAAACACGGAGTTGGAAGTCGAATTGCTGGGGATTGTCAGTCAGTCGTGTTTCAGGGGGGGTCAAAAGGTGGAGTCCATACAGATGGTCCAGCCGTCTCTTTTTGGGGAAAGGaggtctctctctcgtcaTTGAAGAAGAGGTAGAGGAGCCCTGGGCGGGCGATGTTCTCGGTTGAGGTCTTGACGGCCTGGAGGAAGGTTGAAACAGACTCTGATCGTGACCTGGTCAATTCGAGACCGAGGGCTTTGAGGGAAAAGCGGGTGGAGATCTCCGATGGTGAGCCTTGCGACTTGTGGCCCCAGGAAAATTGTTCTACtctgtcgtcgtcgcctCGTTGTCTTTGGAGGAAAGCACCCCaggcgagaagaagggcgtCGAGGGCAGACTCTGATTCGGGTACTGGTAGCGTCCTGGTAACAGAGTCTAGAGGAATGGTCTGGGTGTCGAGCTGCATAGCATCGCGGCGGAGGCCACCCAGAATGCCGGGTGCGTGCTGGGCGAGATGCATATTGTCTGGTATGTTATGCCGAGCTGGCTACGGGAAGGGACACGACTGTCGGTAAATTCCCGCTTTCTATCTCTTGTCGAGAGGTTCTTTGCCGTGTCGTGGTAGCGTGTGGTGACGTTACAGGACAGGATCAACGCATGGGGGTGGGCAGCGGGATATCCCTTTCTGCTACTTTTTGTTCGAGGGAGAATGCTGACAAGAGAGGTACAATAATCGGGGTGACACTCTTCTTGCAGTTCTTGATACagagaggaaaaaggaaagaaatCAGGAGAGGGAAAGACCAGGTATGACCGGCAACTTTTCACTTTGGTGAACCTGCATCTGCTAGACTAGCGaatccaacccatccatGTTTGGATATGTATGGGCGCTGGATACTAGCCGGAATGATACCCCATTCCCGGGTCTTCACTACTAGACCTTACGACAAGAAATAAAAACCCCGCTCTTGAAGGGTCTGGGGCTAGGTTCAGGTTTGTTGGACATTGGCTCGTGATTCTCGAGCCCTTGAATACGGCAAGATGACACGCCGATGGTCGGGACTAGCAACTACTTTCCTGGATGCAAGACGGGAAGGAGGGCGCGGTATCGACTCGACCGATGAACCGAGATGGcttcctcgccggcctctAGCTCCCTTCTGTCTCCGCAAGCGAGACTTGGCCATGTGTGTGACCAGGTTCATGGCCTTTTGCTCTCTGCGAACAAGTGGGTACGGATCTGTGAAGATGGCGTGGCCGGGCATGTGGCGAGAGGGatatccccatcccatcccatcccattgTGCCTTGTTGCAGGCAAAGATGTGCGATGCCGTA from Podospora pseudocomata strain CBS 415.72m chromosome 3, whole genome shotgun sequence includes:
- a CDS encoding hypothetical protein (antiSMASH:Cluster_2), with amino-acid sequence MTILDKFSHRVQTSSLNILQRLPRPCNVFSEHLVQEAQPEAVAQIPEGEEKECLGHELEDNEEEWAIHRDGGACNIEAVTCNFHCQHHEELRQALQRQINQGKERVEGCYQRLPFEELESEHFPGGSGEALETLNFHNSVIARRYLVTMIFYPNPYPMWCEPEDGHFQYIRSLQWRRDALVDFSVERWVADLAEEHHLFDQPERDLPREGMEYGCDLKGVLAKIVERTHEHDPRQKKPQKPKPYVRTEEEWNEWIEKTNREYCLDTSRDEEEAARQLEWAEESVDFVLDETPW